The following are encoded together in the Vigna angularis cultivar LongXiaoDou No.4 chromosome 9, ASM1680809v1, whole genome shotgun sequence genome:
- the LOC108346217 gene encoding phosphoserine phosphatase, chloroplastic produces the protein MEGLVSSGINTIRVFGVTKHQSRFLPSSTLHLRSDRVCGIRIGVEEKKKKPCFVMAASVGGSKVGHFENTLPSKEVLELWRKGDAVCFDVDSTVCLDEGIDEIAEFCGAGKAVAEWTARAMGGSVPFEEALAARLSLFNPSWSQLQNFLKQKPPRLSPGIEELVQKLKANGIAVYLVSGGFRQMINPVASILGIPESHIFANNLLFKSSGEFLGFDTREPTSRSGGKAVAVQQIKKAHGFKTLTMVGDGATDMEARQPGGADLFICYAGVQLRESVAVKADWLVFNFKDLINLLG, from the exons ATGGAGGGGTTGGTGAGTTCTGGGATCAACACCATTCGTGTTTTTGGTGTTACAAAGCACCAATCTCGTTTTCTTCCTTCATCAACGCTTCATCTGAGGAGTGATAGAGTGTGTGGAATTAGAATTGGGGttgaggagaagaagaagaagccgTGTTTCGTTATGGCTGCATCTGTTGGGGGCTCCAAAGTGGGCCATTTTGAGAACACACTCCCGTCCAAAG AGGTTCTTGAGCTTTGGAGAAAGGGTGATGCTGTTTGCTTCGATGTGGATAGCACTGTGTGTTTGGATGAAGGGATTGATGAGATTGCTGAGTTCTGTGGGGCTGGAAAGGCTGTTGCAGAGTGGACTGCTAG AGCGATGGGTGGTTCTGTTCCGTTTGAGGAAGCCTTGGCTGCTAGGCTGTCTTTGTTCAACCCCTCTTGGTCTCAACTTCAGAATTTTCTTAAGCAAAAGCCACCAAG GCTTTCCCCTGGCATAGAAGAGTTAGTCCAGAAGTTAAAGGCTAATGGCATTGCTGTTTATCTTGTCTCTGGTGGCTTCCGTCAAATGATCAAT CCTGTTGCATCAATACTTGGAATTCCAGAAAGCCATATTTTTGCCAATAACCTACTTTTTAAGAGCTCTGGAGAGTTTCTGGGGTTCGATACAAGAGAGCCTACTTCAAGGAGTGGAGGAAAAGCTGTTGCTGTCCAACAGATCAAGAAG GCTCATGGTTTCAAAACTTTAACCATGGTGGGGGATGGTGCTACTGATATGGAG GCTCGTCAACCAGGTGGTGCTGACTTGTTCATTTGCTATGCTGGTGTTCAACTTCGAGAATCTGTTGCTGTGAAAGCTGATTGGCtagttttcaattttaaagacCTTATAAATTTGTTGgggtaa